A stretch of Lathyrus oleraceus cultivar Zhongwan6 chromosome 6, CAAS_Psat_ZW6_1.0, whole genome shotgun sequence DNA encodes these proteins:
- the LOC127094923 gene encoding uncharacterized mitochondrial protein AtMg00240-like: MGELTYFLGLQIKQLNEDTFVCQAKYCKHLLKRFGMVDAKSIETPMAMNGNLERNKNGNDVEVKKYRGMIGYLLYLTTSRPDIMFSVYMYAQYQSAPKEYHLKVVKCIFRYLYGTSNYGLWYSKGSECSLVGYIDYDFFGCKPDRKSTSGTCHIYSNSLVS, encoded by the coding sequence ATGGGAGAGCTAACTTACTTCCTAGGtcttcaaatcaagcaactaaaTGAAGACACATTTGTTTGTCAAGCCAAGTATTGCAAGCACTTGCTAAAGAGATTTGGCATGGTTGATGCAAAGTCGATTGAAACTCCGATGGCTATGAACGGTAACTTGGAAAGGAACAAAAATGGTAACGATGTGGAAGTGAAGAAATATAGAGGTATGATAGGTTATCTTCTATATCTCACTACATCTAGGCCAGATATCATGTTTAGTGTCTATATGTATGCTCAATATCAATCGGCCCCTAAGGAATATCATCTCAAAGTCGTCAAATGTATTTTTAGGTATCTTTATGGTACTTCGAAttatgggctttggtattccaaagggAGTGAGTGTAGCTTAGTTGGTTACATCGATTACGATTTTTTCGGTTGTAAGccggataggaaaagcactagtgggACTTGTCACATATATTCAAATTCCTTAGTTAGTTag